DNA sequence from the Selenomonas timonae genome:
TCGCGCGTATGGTTGGCGACGTCCTCAGGGGTGATGTCGGTGCGGCGTGCGACGCCGGTGTCGAGCGCTGCCTTTGCAACGGCGGCAGCGACGGTGGGCGCAACGCGCGGGTCGAGCGGGCTGGCGATGATGTTGGTCTCGTTGAGCTCGCTCTCGGAGATGAGGGAGGCGATCGCATCTGCGGCGGCGATCTTCATCTTATCGTTGATCTCCTTGGCACGCACGTCGAGCGCACCGCGGAAGATGCCTGGGAATGCGAGGAGGTTGTTGACCTGGTTCGGGAAGTCGGAGCGACCCGTGCAGACGATGCGCGCGCCCGCCGCCTTTGCCTCGTCGGGCAGGATTTCGGGGACGGGGTTCGCCATCGCCATGATGACGGGATCCGGATTCATGCTCTTGATCATCTCGGGGGTGAGGCTGCCCGGCGCGGAGACGCCGATGAAGATGTCCTTGCCCTTGATAATCTGTGCGAGGGTGCCCTTTTCCTTCTGACGGTTGGAGACCTTTGCGAGGCTGTCCTTGTACGGGTTCATGTTCTCCGTGCGCCCCTCGTAGACCGCACCTGTGGTGTCGCAGAGGACGACGGTCTGGATGCCGTAGGAGAAGAGGAGGCGCGCAATTGCCTGTCCCGCCGCGCCCGCACCGTTGATGACGATCTTCGCCGTGCGCAGATCCTTTTCGAGGTACTTGTACGCGTTGAGAAGCGCGGAGACGACGACGATGGCGGTGCCGTGCTGGTCGTCGTGGAAGACGGGGATGTCGAGGGTCTTCTTGAGCTCGTTCTCGATGTCAAAG
Encoded proteins:
- a CDS encoding NAD(P)-dependent malic enzyme, whose translation is MASKFDAEALELHERHHGKLAITPTVPIATRDDLSRAYTPGVAAPCLAIKDNPDKIYDYTTKGNMVAVVTNGTAVLGLGNIGAGAGLPVMEGKSILFKGFAGVDSVPVCVNSQKVEDVVKVCQLIAPTYGGINLEDIKAPQCFDIENELKKTLDIPVFHDDQHGTAIVVVSALLNAYKYLEKDLRTAKIVINGAGAAGQAIARLLFSYGIQTVVLCDTTGAVYEGRTENMNPYKDSLAKVSNRQKEKGTLAQIIKGKDIFIGVSAPGSLTPEMIKSMNPDPVIMAMANPVPEILPDEAKAAGARIVCTGRSDFPNQVNNLLAFPGIFRGALDVRAKEINDKMKIAAADAIASLISESELNETNIIASPLDPRVAPTVAAAVAKAALDTGVARRTDITPEDVANHTRELLGHAVG